The genomic region CAGAGGTTAACTACACTATTAAGAAGCCAGATCCGCTGACAGTTACAGCTACTATTACAGCACCAGTGACTTGCTCGAACCCACTTGGTACCGCACATTTTACTGCTATGGGAGGAGCTCGACCTTATACACAGTTCAGCTTCCAACCAATAGGTGGAGGTACGCCAGGGGCAAGCAATCCAGCTGTTAATAATGAGGCTGACTTCAACATAGGGGCAGGTACTTACCAAATAGAAGTGAAAGATGCTAATGGATGTACTGCTACGGCAACCTTTGTGGTGCCTCAACCTAAGACTTTGAGTATTACTGTTGAAGACTTAGAGCCTTGCTATAAGGGTGGTAACTCAGCTCGTATACAAGTGAAGGTAATCAGCGGTAATGGAGGATACCAGTTCAGTAAAGATGGTGGGGCTACCTTTGAAACAGGTACTAGCTCAACAAGCACATTCATCATTTATGAGAACTTGACGGCAAACACTTATAACTTTGTTGTGAAGGATGCTTATGGCTGTGATGCTTCAACAAGCTACACAGTGGATAATCCATTCCGTATGCAGGCTGTACAGGTTGATCCTCTTACTTGTGCACCTAACAGTGAGGCAACCTTCTCAGTTACCTATTCAGGTGGTAAGGCAGGTACAAGAGAGTTCTTGTGGAGCAATTCACCAACAACTGGCTTTACAACATCTATACCAACAGGTATGAGCCTTACACAATCAGGTAATGTGTTCTCATTCAAGACACGTGTAGAGGGTGATTACTACTTCAAGGTACGTTATCAGATGGATAATGGCGACTACTGTGAAGAGACTTCTAACAAGTTTGAAGTGAAAGTGAGTCGACCTACCTTTACAGTAACACCTACCGTTGAAAACGTAAGTTGTGCGGGAGGAGCTACAGGTAAGGTGCTTATCAATCCTTCAAGTATTAGAGGAGGTATACCGCCGTACACAATGTTGTTCTATAACGGAATTACAACCACTACCCTCTCAGTAGGTGATATCGCTGGTTTGGCAGTAGGTACTTACACCATTACCTTGAGAGATAGCGGTCAGTGCCAATCTGCACCAATAGGCTTTACTATTACCCAAACAGCTGCGATGGTAGTAACGGCTACTCATCAAGGGCTTACTTGCTCGGCAGCGGGTACACAATTGGGTAGTGCACAAGTAACGATACAATCGGGTGGTACTGCACCATATAAAGTGATACTGAAGAAGAACGGTGTAGACGCCGAAACACGAACTGCTATTCCAGCAGGGGCATTACAACAGTTTAATAGCTTAGATATTGCGACTTATCAGATAGTAGTTGAGGATGCTAAAGGTTGTACTTATCACTATGACTTCACAGTAGCAGGCGAGGCTAATAAGATTGATACGCGCCCAAGTGCTAACATAGGTTGCTCGGCAGCTACAGGTGAGATAGCCGTTTCAGGTTATAATATTACAGGTAGCCACTTATCTACTGATGCATACTACTTTGCGGTATATCGTGAAGGTATGGGTCAGTTGATTAACCCAACCTTACCAACAGAAACTGTACCGAATGCAGATGGAACCAACGACACTTGGTACAGAGGTGGTGCTGTAGTAACAACCACTTTATCAGGAGGCGGACAAGTACAAGCCTCAACACATACCTTTACAGGTTTGGTACCAGGAGTTAAGTATACTTTTGTAGTATTCCATACAAGTAGCCAGTGTATGTATCGCCAAGAAGCAAGCATACCAGTACCAACACAATCTCCGTTGAAAGTGAATGTGGTAGGCACTGCATCAACTACTTGTATCAACAATAACGATGGTAAAGTAATCGTACACTTGAGTGATTGGCCAACGCCAACACCAGTTAAGTATGACGTGTATGTATACCCACCATCGAATCCGTTGGTAGCAGCTACACCAGCAGTAACTGGCACGCTGAACCCAACTGCAGCACCTACTATAGGTCAAGATTTCACTATAACAGGAATCCCAGCAGGACGTTACTTTGTACTCTTTACCGATAAGAACGGAACAGGATGTACAAAAGGTTCTGATGACTTTATCATCGGCAAATCGACCTCATCAGTAACTGTCTCTGCAACAGTGGTAAAACAAGCTAACTGTAAACAACCAGCTTCTGATGGTTTGGGTAGAATAGTGGTAGATGTACAAGGTGGTCAAGCTCCTTACAAATATTACTACCACAATATGGCAACCCCAGTACCAACAGGGGTAGCGCTGGATAACGCTCTTACCAATTCAACTGATGGTGTATCGAAAGATGTTATCTCAGGTACTTGGATGGTATTCGTTCGCGATAGTTCAGGATGTATGCAGCAGACTGTTACCCAAACAGTGGCTTTAGATCCTCAGCCTTCGATTGCCTCAGCAACGGCTGATGATGCTTGTAGCGATAGAGCGGATTATCCAATCAAGCTCACAATGACAACCATCGGTGTTGGTCAGCACCAGTATAGAATTGATGGGGTGACCAATTGGCAGAACTTAGATGTCTCAGTAGGTGAATTCCTATTGCCAGTACGCTTAGGTCCACAAACACCGCCTTACACTATTTACTTACGCGATGCTAATGGTTGCGAAACCAGCACCACAGTAAATGTGTACAAGTTGATGGATTTTGATGCTTCGCACGATCCATTAATACCTTGTGGAGCTACCAATACAGTAACTATCCACGTGAATAATATCACAGGCGGATCAGGAGCTTATAAGATAGGTATTAGCAAGGTAGTTGATAAGGGATTACCTACTGAACGCGAGATAGTTCAGGTGACCCCAGGCACGAATGTAGCTGGTACAACACATAACGCTATTGTATCTGGAGGTGCAGGTAACTACCGCATCAGTATATACGATGCGACAACCTTCGGTACTTCAGCTGAGTGTGCAAGGATTAAGGACTTTGTGGTTCGTACACCTGATATGCCTACCTTGGAGTTGATGTCAGTAAGTACGCCTACTTGCTACCAAGGCACTTCAACCATACGAGTGAAGGCTAACCCAGCAAGTGCAGCACCTTACGACTTTACTATTACACCAATTACCCCAGGTATGCCGATGGCAGGTGTAACTAAGGCTATCAATGGTAATTATGTGATATTTAATAATGTGCCAACGAAGGCAGCTTCGTTAGGTGGTGCACAGTACCTCATCAAAGCTATGACAGCCCAAAGTTGTACAACTACGATGAGCGTAACAGTTGAATCGCCAGAGCAATTGGTATTAACACCAAATGCCCTTACAGCTACTGATTACAAGTGTGAGGCTGATGGTAGTACATCTAACCCAACCTTGAAGTTCGACTTAAGTGCACTTTCAGGAGGTTCAACTCCTTATACACGTGTAGAATTCAAGCAAGGTACCACGGTACTCAACCAGCAGAACTTCACAACAGGAGTAACTGAGTATACTTATACCTTACCATCGTACGTAACGGTGGCGACACCTTACCACGTAGAGGTATATGATGCTAATGGTTGTAGTGTGACAAGCACTGCGGTAACAGTATCACCTACATTGATAATGAGTGATCTGACAGCAGTTCAAACACAGGCGCTTACTTGTGCACAAAATGAAACTCTAGTAGTAACAGTAAGTACCACTACAGTATACAACAATGAGCCTATTGAGTACTCGATAGCCAAGGTAGGTGAATTTGCACCAATACAAAGTGCAACGCTCAACTCCCTTACTTGGACGCTTACGCTTACAGATCCATCGGGCTATGTGATCAGAGCGAAGAATACTCTAACAGGATGTGAGATTACCACTTCTTACGATGTGCTTAATCCTAACACTCTCTTGTTAGAGGCTAAAGATCCAGTACGTGTACAATGCTTCGGTGGTACGGGTTCTATCACCTTAGAGCTAACCGATACGCGTCTATCGGATGGTGACCAAGTAGCTAATGGCTTCAACTATACTATCTACACTTTGCCAACAGGACCTCAGTACACAGGTACTAGCACAGGTGGTAGTATTCCTCACGGGGGCCTACCAGCAGGTAAGTACCGAGTAGAAGCTGAAGCACTTCTTAGCCATTGTAAAGCAGAAACAACCTTTGAACTTGTTCAAGCAGAAAAACCAATAGAAGTATTTGCTCAAGAAACCTTCAGCGTAACTTGTGATAACAATCGTGGTGAAATCTTTGTGAGAGTAACTGGTGGTTGGGCACCTTACAAGGTAGATATCCAAGGAGGTGGTATCACAGGTCAGCAAATCATCAACCAAGATGGTGATGGGGCGCTCTTCACAGGCTTGATGTCGACAGGCTTCTCAGGAGGTATACAGACTTACACAATTACTGTTACAGATGCTTGGGGTTGTTCAAATGTATCAGGTACTACACAAGTAGGACTTAAATATCCAGATACAATTACTGCCACAGTGAGTGTAACACAGCAGCCTACTTGTAAAGGCAGCTCCGATGGTATTATCGAAGTGACTAATGTATCAGGTGGTTCAGGAAGGTATTACTATACTCTTGTTGACTCGAACCTGAATGCAAGTACGCAAACTGATACAAGGTTCACCGACTTATTACCAGGTATGTACTCATTAGAAATAATGGATACTTGGGGTTGTACCTTCCGCAAGGATCAGATAGAAATTAAGGAGCCAGAAGCCATTACGGTATCAATTACCAACTCAATGCTCTTAGTATGTCACAAAGATAAAGATGCGTGGGTTGACTATGAAATAAAAGGCGGACGACCACCTTATGATGTACAAATAGTTCATAAAGGAACAAATGTTGCACTCTATACAAAGACTGGAGTAGCTTCAGGCACTACGGAGAGAGTACCAGGTTTGGCAGCAGGTGAATATGAGTTCATCGTGAAAGATAGCAGTAGAGGGGGAGGCTGTACAATGTCACCAACTTACGAGTTTGTCGTACAGTCAGCACCAGACCTCGAAGCAACTACCGAGCAGGGTTATAACTGTGATAACAATGAGTTTAGCACGTGGATAGAAGTACGCTTCAAAGATCCAGTTGACTTCAATAAGATTACTTATAAACTCAACGGAGGTCCTGCGCAAACCTTCTCACGCAATAACGGTATAAGTGCTGGATATATTGATCAAAATAGGTTCGATCGTAGTATTGCTACTCAAACCCTCGAAATCATTTATTCAGATGTACATTCTGTGACAGGTGCTACAAAGGTATGTAACCATACCCTTACAAAACCTGTGACAGTTGAGGAGATCTATCAGTTGTCAAATATCGTTAAATCACCTACTACGCAAATTAATACCTTGGTAGTAGAAGGAGTAGGAGGTAAGAAGCCTTATTACTATACCTTCAATGGTGATGACCACGATACCAACAACGTGTATGAGCTCAAGAAGACAGATCCTGACTTTACTGATCCAGTCAACGGTAAAAAGTACAAACTCATTGATGTATTAGTACGAGATACTGCGGGCTGTACGATTACTAAGACGTTCAAGGAAGAATATTTTGATATCTTCATACCAAACTACTTTACACCAAACGGAGATGGTACGTTTGATACTTGGACTCCACGTAATGTTGAGAAGTTCCCATTCATCAAGACTTATATCTATGATAGGTACGGACGCCGCATCAAGACCCTTTCACAAGGAGAGGCTTGGGATGGTAACTATGAAGGTAAGCCAATGCCAACAGGCGACTACTGGTATATCATCGAACTCAATGATGAATTTGATGATAGAACCTTCAACGGTCACTTCACACTCTATAGATAGTATAGTAATTTAATTAATAATAAAACTCCCAAAGCCGAGTATCTAAAAAGATACTCGGCTTTTTTATGCAGCGTAGGGAGAAGTTTAGAAATAAAAAAAGCTGTATAAATGAATCTTTACACAGCTTAATTTAATAATAAAAAAGAAAACTTAAAAATAATAATTATGAAAAAAACTTTTGTTTGTTATATCGTTTTTAACACAACCATTCTCATAAATGTTGGTTGATGAAAAAGTCTTTATTTTGCTGCAAAGGTACGTTAAAATTTTTAACTACCAAATTATTTTCAAACTTTTTTTTTAAAAAATATTTTATATGTAAAAAATAAGCGATTTAGCAGTGATAATTATGTATTTAATGTTTATCTAATTTATTATTCGTATTTTAAATGATGGTTTTTAACGCATAATAACCAAATAAAATGTTAAAATATTAATAATAATAATAGAAAAAGTGTTAAATCGTATAGAAAGTGTTGTTAGAAATATCTGTATGTCTAATAATACCTATTTTTTTCGTAGAATCTTTCTATATAAACAATGATTATTGGGTACTTTTATCAAAAAATGTATCAGATCTAAGTGTTTGTATATTCTTATGAGGATAAGCCTCTAAAAATAAAAAGTTACAAAAGTCTTTTATTTGAAATAAAAGTTGTACCTTTGCCGAAAATTTAAAAACACTATGAGTTTGACAGACAAAACTATTGGAGAAATTGTGGCTGACGATTTCCGTGCAGCTGCGGTATTTAAGAAGTATGGCATTGACTTTTGCTGTAGAGGAGGGAGAACCATTGATGAGGCTTGTGATAAAAAGGATGTTGATAAGCAGAGTCTTATCAATGACCTCAACGCAATCCCACAGGGGAAAGGTGATCAGGTGGATGTGAGTAGCTGGCCCTTGGATCTGCTGGCGAACTACATTGTGCGTATCCACCATCAGTACGTGCACGATAAAACGCCAATCCTATTGCAATTCCTTGATAAACTGTGCAGAGTGCACGGTGAAAGACACCCAGAGTTGTTTGAAATCAATCGTATTTTTACAGAGAGTGCGCACGATTTGGCAAACCACTTTGAAAAGGAAGAGCGCGTACTATTCCCTTTTATAGGTGAACTTGTGAAGGCACAGCAGACAGGACAGCCACTTGAGACAGCTCACTTCGGCACTGTGGAGAACCCCATTGCAATGATGATGCACGAACATACAGTTGAGGGCGATCGTTTTGCTGAGATTGCACGGCTGAGCAATAACTACACTCCGCCAGCAGATGCTTGTAACACTTACCGTGTTACTTTTGCGATGTTGCAAGAGTTTGAAGAGGATTTGCATCGCCATATTCACTTGGAGAATAACGTGCTATTCCCTAAAGCGATTGCCTTAGAGAAGCAACTCAACAGTTAATCTATTACACTTATTTACATAAAAAGGATTTCGGCGAATGGCTGAAATCCTTTTTTTATGTATAAATGACAATCCTTTAAAAGCGCAGATTGAAGCCAACCATTTGGTAGCCGTCGAGGGTGGTAGAAGTGGATAGATCAAAGGTGTAGCGATTGGTAGGCTGCTCAAGGTTCTCATTGATTTTCTGGCGAGTGATACGCCTATCAGCAATAGTTTTACCCGTGATGTACCCCACGAAGAGTGCGATGGGGTAGTCGGACGCCCAATGCACTTTGCTCTGCATCATCTCAAAGGCCATCAGACCGAGAGCGGTGTAGCCCACAGGCTTGATCCATTTGTGATCGGGATAGTTCTCGATGAGTACCGTAAGGGCAGACATCGCCGTGGTGAGGTGCCCTGAAGGCATAGCATCGTAGCGCGGGGTATCTTCCTGATAGGAGGCAAAGCTCGGGGCAAAAGTCCAATGGCTGTGGCGGCGTCCCTCATCAAAGGTGATGAAAGGGCTTTCACGCCCACTAAGGCGCTTAAAGGGTTGCACAAACAAGCCCGAGACGATGATGCTCTCCACCAATTGCATCGATACACTTTTCGCTCTATAATTATTGGTGATAAGTCCATAGGTAGCCAGTCCTCCGCTGATGATCAGGAACGTAGTGCCATTACCGATAAAATACATCGCTGAGTTTACATCTGCGGGGATAATCTTCAAGAAACCCAGTTTTTTATATGTATGTGCCTCATTCAGCCCCAAGTTTTTACCGAAGTTGCGGCTTTCCTCTATCAGCCAAGGATCGGCAGGGATGATAGCCGCCGTTGCTGCCAATGAGGCAAGTCCATAGGGGTAATAAGGCTTGGAAACCATCAGCGTTGCCGACTTGCCAAAGTTGCGCGGTATCTTGTTGAAGATATCACTTATTTTGGGCTTTTTGTAAATGAGGATTTCATCTTTACTTATCCGATACGCCTTCGTTTCGCCTTCGATAGTGGAGGGGAGGGGGAGGCTATCTTTTTGTGATGGCGGCAGCGTATCAAGTGTTTGTGATATTCCTATGAAAGGGAGGAGTAATGTAAAAACAATGTATTTCATATAGCGATCTTTGGTTAAGAGGCGGCAAAGATACGAATTTTTAGGGTAATAGATGGCTTATTTGTTAAAAAATGTGAGGAAATGTGCTTCTCCATTGCCTAAAATGTTATACCTTTGCGCTGTAATTAGTATCGTATGGAAATAGTATATACATTGGTAGATATTGACTTGGTGGCGCAGCGGTTATTGGCTTATCTCACTGAAAGAGTGATTGTTTTCCGTGGGGAAATGGGTGCGGGTAAGACGACGCTCATCAAGGCTTTGGTGAAGGCTATGGGGAGCAGTGATACGGTTTCGAGCCCTACTTTTGCGCTTGTCAATCCTTATATGAGTGAGGAAGGTACTATCTATCATTTTGATTTTTACCGTATTAAGAAAGAGGAAGAAGCCTTTGACATTGGATTTGAAGAGTATCTGTACTCAGGCGATTGGTGCTTTATTGAATGGGCTGAGCGAGTGCCTTCGTATCTACCTGAGAAGTACATAGCAATTGATATTGAGGTAATTGACGCTAATACAAGGAGATTAAAAGTAAAGTTGTTTTAATTGATTTCCTAATATTATAACTCACAACTGATTAGTTTTTTCTGTTCTTTTGTCTTGAAACAAAAGAACCAAAAATTCAAGGCTGTGGATGCTTAGGCGAGAAAATCAACGTCTCTCGCTGAAAATCTCTAAACTCGCTCCCTGCGGTCGCTCAAACAGTAGAGATTTTCAACGCTCGTTCCTATGATTTTCTCAGCCACGCCTCCAATGCCATTAGAGAGTGCTAAATAAGTTTAGTAAAAAGATGAGAGCAACGTACATTAAATATGTGTTAAATTTTAAGCGTCCGTCGGGCACTTCTCGTGGGGTGCTGACGCAGAAGGATACTTATTTTCTTCTGCTGAATGAGGATGGAAAATTGGGCGTTGGTGAATGCGGTTTGTTGCGTACACTCAGCGTAGATGATCGTGTGGATTACGAGGAGAAGTTGGTGTGGGTTTGTGCGCATATCCACCTAGGTGAAGAACGCTTGTGGGCTGACTTAGAGGCTTTTCCATCGATACAATTCGGTGTGGAGCAAGCTTTTAGATCACTTAGAGCTGAGGCTTGGTACAATTTGTTTCCATCGGATTTTACCTCTGGGAAGGCTCAGATACCTATCAATGGATTGGTATGGATGGGGCAGCCAGAGTTTATGAAGGCTCAGATACGTGAGAAGCTCGCACAGGGTTTTCGCTGTATCAAAATGAAGATTGGGGCTATTGATTTTTCGGAAGAATATGCTCTTTTACAAGGAATTAGATTGGAGTTTTCACCTGAGGATATCGAGCTACGAGTAGATGCTAATGGGGCTTTTGCGCCTGAGCAGGCAATGGATTACCTCAATCGATTGGCTGACTTGCAGTTACACTCTATTGAGCAGCCTATCAAGGCAGGGCAGTGGGAGGCTATGGCACGCTTGTGTGAGCGGACGCCTTTGCCAATAGCTCTTGATGAGGAGCTTATTGGGGTGTTTTCAAAGGAAGAAAAGCAGCGATTACTGGAGGCAATTCGTCCGCAGTATATTATCTTAAAACCTTCATTGATAGGCGGATATAAGGGATCTGAACAATGGATAACTCTGGCGGAGAGTTTGAACATTGGCTGGTGGGTAACCAGCGCACTTGAGAGCAATATAGGCTTGAATGCGATTGCCCAGTGGACATATATGCTTGGCAACCCTTTGCCACAGGGCTTGGGTACGGGCAGTTTGTATACTAACAATATCCCTTTCCCATTGGAAGTGAAGGATGGCAAGTTGGGGCTTAGGCTTTAGTAGCACGGAGCATTTCTCTTTTTCCTGGGGGTCCTTGTAGTCTTTCGACCGTGAAACCGCAGGCAGTCATTGCGCGTCGCACGCTTCCTTTGGCGGCGTAGGTTACTAAGATACCATTGGTTTTGAGGGCATTATACATTTTCTGGAAGATATCTTCCTGCCAGAGTTCAGGTTGCACTTGAGCGCCAAAAGCATCGAAGTAGATAAGGTCGAATTGGGAGAGGTCGTTAATCTCTTGGAAAAACTGTTTTCTTTTTTTTAAAATAAAATGGCTATTGAGGGTAACTTCTTCATTCCAAGGGCATTGGTGCATCTTAGCAAAGAGAGGGGCAAGTGCTGGCTGCTGTAATAGCTCACAGTAGTTCATCTGCGAGGCTTCTTGCCACGATAGGGGGTAGGCTTCGATGGTTTCGTAATGTACATTGAGGTTGAGATGGGGCTGCTCAGCCAAAGTAGCCAAGGCGTTAAGCCCTGTGCCAAAGCCTATTTCGAGGATTGAAATATTTTGGTTACTGAACAGAGCAAGCCCGTTTTTGATAAAGACGTGCTTGGTTTCCTGAATAGCGCCGTGCGTGGAATGGAAGCTCTCACCCCACTCGGGGATGCGAAAAGAGGTGGAACCGTCGTCAGTAGTGATAATTTCTCTCTTCATAATATATTGTTTATCAATTTATTATTTCTTTTTGCAAGAAAAATACAACTTTGAAAAGGCAAAGATATGAAATAAAAGTGTACTTTTGTCAAAAAATTAATAAGATCGTTATGGTAGATATTAAGATAACACCAATAGAGGAGAGCCGTATCAGTCAGGTTGACTTTACGTCGTTAGTTTTTGGCAAGGAGTTTTCGGACTATATGTTCGTATGTGCTTATAGGGAGGGGCGTTGGCAGCAACCAGAGATTAAGCCTTATGCGCCTATCTCGTTGATGCCTTCGGCGAGTGTGTTCCATTACGGGCAGGCGGTGTTTGAGGGGATGAAGGCTTACAAGGATGAAGCGGGGCGTGTGTTTTTGTTTCGTCCGTGGGAGAACTATCGTCGTTTGAACCGCTCGTGTGAGCGATTGGCAATGCCAGCCTTTCCTGAGGAATGGTTTGACGCTGGCTTGAAGCAACTTTTAGGGCTTGATAAAGAGTGGATAAAGCAAGGCGTTGGCAATTCGCTTTATATACGACCGTTTATGATTGCTACTAGTGCAGGAGTGAAGGCGTCGGCGGCTACGGAATACCTTTTTGTTATCATCACTTCGCCAGTGCAGTCGTACTACGATGGTGATGTGAAGGTGAAGATTGCTGATTATTACAGCCGTGCCGCTAATGGAGGTTTTGGCTATGCGAAGGCTGCGGGGAACTATGCGGGGCAGTTTTTCCCAACGGCTGAGGCTGCTAAGGAAGGCTATCAGCAAGTGATGTGGACGGATGATGCTACCCACGAATTTTTAGAAGAGTCAGGAACGATGAACTTGTATTTCCGTATTGCAGATAAGTTAATTACGTGCCCTGTGAGTGAACGGATTTTAGATGGGGTGACTCGTAAGAGTATCTTGGAGTTGGCACCTCGCTTAGGTATTGAAACAGAAGTGCGTAAGGTGCGTGTGCAGGAGCTTATTAAGGCTTCGGAGAACGGCACATTGCAAGAGGCTTTTGGTTGCGGGACAGCAGCAGTGGTTAGCCCTATTTCGGGCTTTGGATACAAGGGGAAGGATTATGCTATTCATCGCCCTAAAGAGTTGTATGCTAACAAGATAAAAGAAACTATATTGGATATACAGTACAATAGGGGAGAAGACCCTTTTGGCTGGCGAGAAGAAGTAAAATAATAATAAATAGAATTGTAAAATGAAGAGATATTATTTAGTAGCTATTCTCTTGATGCTGTTTGCATTGAGTAGCTGTGGTAAAGACCAAGATGATAAACCAACTACCGATGGAACACCTAAGCAGAAGTCTGATACGGGCGTTGATATGAGGACGCCTGATAATAATGTAAATGCCTATGCAAAGAAAGCGCTTACTGGGTCATTTGTTGATTTTTGGAGTAAGGGAGATTGGACCAAGGAGCAATGGAGTAGCTTTCTTGGAGAGATGCAAGGGTTACACCTCAATACTGTGATTGTGCAGTTTGCTGCTTATGGTGATTACACGTGGTTTGACTCAAAGAATACTTTTACAAATACTAAGTTTAAGGGGGCGCTTGGCAATCTTCTCACTGTGGCAGCAGAGAAGGGAATGGAGGTGTATATTGGGTTGTATTTTGACGGAGGGTATTGGCATAATCAGACGAATGTCAGTTGGCTACATACTCACGCCGACCGCTGTATTGAGATAGCGCGAGAGATTCAAGCACAGTTTGGCAATAGTAAGGCTTTCAAAGGATGGTATATTCCACACGAGCCTGAGCCGAATGCTTATAATAGTTCTGCGCTTGTGGCATCGTTCAGGGATAACTTTGTGAACAGGATTTCTAATAAGTTGCATCAACTCAATAATAAGCCTGTTGCCATTGCAGCTTTTTGGAATAGTGGTTTATCAACGCCTGATCAGCTACAGCATTTTATGGCAGAGCTGAGCAAGTGTAACCTACAAGTGATAATGCTTCAAGATGGAGTAGGGGCGAAGCACGTAACCCTCGACAGACTTGCAGCTTACTATCAGAGTGCAGAAAAGGGACTTTACACGGAGAACACCTCTTATAAAGGTGCATTTTGGATTGACCTTGAAACATTTGAACAGATTCCTTCAGGAGAGTTTTCTTCTATTCCTGCTAATTTTGACCGTGTGAAGGGACAGATTGCAGTAGCGATAGCTGTACCGCGTGTAAGTAAGGTGGTGTCTTTTGATTTTTATAGTGATATGTCGTCTGTAAGCCCCAAAGGAGAGCGAGCAAAGAAGCTCTATAAAGATTATCAGGGCTTTATAAATACGATAAAGTAAAAGATGAATTTCATTAGCATATTAAAAAAAGAGCTATTCAAATTCTTTTGAATAGCTCTTTTTTTGAGTTTTTATAGATTAAATTACAGTTAGGCTTTGTTTTTTAATAAGGGGACAAATTGGAATTCGCCGTATTCTGTTTTGTGGAACTCTTTTTCTGAAATGCGTTCGTAGAGGGTCATAATCTGGGTTTTATCTCCTACGGGAATGACCAATCTACCGCCGATGGCTAATTGAGCCAGTAAAGGGCGCGGTACGGATAGGGCACCTGCGGTTACTAAAATGCGGTCAAAAGGAGCTTCTTTGGGTAATCCTTTGTAGCCATCGCCAAAGTACATTCTTGCGGGGCGGCGTATCAGTTTGGGGAGTAATACTTGGGTTTGTTTGAAGAGCTTTTCTTGGCGCTCAATGGTGAAAAGTTGCACTCCTAAATAGAGTAATATGCTTGATTGGTAGCCACTACCTGTACCTATTTCCAATACTTTTTGGCGAGGAGATACTTGTAGCAGTTCTGTTTGAAAAGCTACTGTGTAAGGTTGAGAAATGGTTTGTCCTTCGCCAATAGGGAAAGCCTTATCTTGATAAGCGTGTTCTTCAAAGCTGTTGTCGAGAAATAAGTGGCGTGGAATAGCACGAATTGCCTCTAAAACCTTTTGGTCTTTGATACCTTTTTCTCGCAGTAAATCAGCTAATTGATTTCGTAATCCTCTATGTTTTAAAGTATCTTCTAAACTTTGCATTGTCGTACTTTTAAGAGCGCAAAATTAGTCATTTTTCTGGAATTACAAAAGTGTAAAAAAATATTTTTTACTATTTTTTGTGTCAAAAATTTTAACAGTAAGAAAAAATACCTTACTTTTGTAGCGAAAAACTAAATTATTGTGAAAAGATGAGACTTTTAAAGCAAAAAGTAAATGTTCTCACAATGCTTATTTTACTGACTTCGTGTAGGATTAGAGAGGGCTCAACAGATGGGCTACAACTAG from Capnocytophaga haemolytica harbors:
- a CDS encoding protein-L-isoaspartate(D-aspartate) O-methyltransferase; this encodes MQSLEDTLKHRGLRNQLADLLREKGIKDQKVLEAIRAIPRHLFLDNSFEEHAYQDKAFPIGEGQTISQPYTVAFQTELLQVSPRQKVLEIGTGSGYQSSILLYLGVQLFTIERQEKLFKQTQVLLPKLIRRPARMYFGDGYKGLPKEAPFDRILVTAGALSVPRPLLAQLAIGGRLVIPVGDKTQIMTLYERISEKEFHKTEYGEFQFVPLLKNKA
- a CDS encoding DUF4434 domain-containing protein, translated to MKRYYLVAILLMLFALSSCGKDQDDKPTTDGTPKQKSDTGVDMRTPDNNVNAYAKKALTGSFVDFWSKGDWTKEQWSSFLGEMQGLHLNTVIVQFAAYGDYTWFDSKNTFTNTKFKGALGNLLTVAAEKGMEVYIGLYFDGGYWHNQTNVSWLHTHADRCIEIAREIQAQFGNSKAFKGWYIPHEPEPNAYNSSALVASFRDNFVNRISNKLHQLNNKPVAIAAFWNSGLSTPDQLQHFMAELSKCNLQVIMLQDGVGAKHVTLDRLAAYYQSAEKGLYTENTSYKGAFWIDLETFEQIPSGEFSSIPANFDRVKGQIAVAIAVPRVSKVVSFDFYSDMSSVSPKGERAKKLYKDYQGFINTIK